One genomic window of Citrobacter sp. Marseille-Q6884 includes the following:
- a CDS encoding cob(I)yrinic acid a,c-diamide adenosyltransferase produces the protein MYRIYTRTGDNGTTALFGGRRIDKDDIRVNAYGTVDELISQLGVCYATTRQPALQQDLHAIQKTLFVLGSELASDEKGLARLTQTINAGDIQALEQLIDRNMAQSGPLKAFVIPGKNLASAQLHVARTLSRRLERILIAMDKAVTVRDELKSYINRLSDALFSMARIEETTPDACA, from the coding sequence ATGTATCGTATTTATACCCGAACCGGCGATAACGGCACCACCGCGCTGTTTGGCGGTCGGCGCATCGACAAAGATGACATCCGCGTGAATGCCTATGGGACGGTGGATGAACTGATTTCCCAGCTTGGCGTCTGCTATGCCACGACCCGGCAACCCGCGTTACAGCAAGATCTGCACGCCATTCAGAAAACGCTGTTCGTGTTGGGCTCGGAACTCGCCAGCGATGAAAAGGGTCTCGCTCGCTTAACGCAGACGATTAACGCCGGAGATATTCAGGCGCTGGAGCAGTTGATTGACCGCAATATGGCACAAAGCGGCCCGCTTAAGGCGTTTGTGATCCCGGGGAAAAACCTGGCGTCGGCGCAGTTGCACGTCGCACGCACGCTGTCGCGACGGCTGGAACGTATTCTCATCGCAATGGACAAGGCAGTGACCGTGCGCGACGAATTGAAGAGCTATATCAATCGTTTATCCGATGCCCTCTTCTCCATGGCGAGAATCGAAGAAACTACTCCAGATGCTTGCGCTTAA
- the cfa gene encoding cyclopropane fatty acyl phospholipid synthase — translation MSTLCSDAVIVNEKNDNWTRMGKELLQQADIQINGTRAWDIQLHHTGFFKRVLQQGSLGLGESYMEGWWDCERLDILFCKILKAKLDQKMPGNLKDILRIASARLFNLQSRSRAWIVGKEHYDTGNDLFALMLDPYMQYSCGYWKEAETLEEAQNAKLKMICEKLQLKPGMRLLDIGCGWGGLAEYAARHYGVAVEGVTISQEQQKMAQQRCEGLDVSILLQDYRDLDKHYDRIVSVGMFEHVGPKNYDTYFSIADRCLKPDGLFLLHTIGSNKKGMSVDPWINKYIFPNGCLPAISHIAEASESRFVMEDWHNFGSDYDKTLMAWHQRFNQAWPELSPRYSATFRRMFNYYLCACAGAFRARDIELWQVLFSRGVEGGLRVYR, via the coding sequence ATGAGCACGCTTTGTTCAGATGCAGTAATCGTAAATGAAAAAAATGATAATTGGACGCGGATGGGGAAAGAGCTGCTCCAGCAGGCTGATATCCAGATTAATGGTACGCGTGCCTGGGACATTCAACTTCATCACACCGGTTTCTTTAAACGGGTACTGCAACAAGGTTCTTTAGGGCTTGGCGAAAGCTATATGGAAGGCTGGTGGGACTGCGAACGGCTCGATATTTTGTTCTGCAAAATCCTGAAAGCAAAACTCGACCAAAAGATGCCGGGTAATCTGAAAGATATTTTGCGCATTGCCAGCGCACGCCTCTTTAATTTGCAGTCGCGCAGCCGCGCCTGGATTGTCGGTAAGGAACATTACGATACAGGGAATGATCTCTTCGCCCTGATGCTTGATCCTTACATGCAATATTCCTGCGGCTACTGGAAAGAAGCGGAGACCTTAGAAGAGGCGCAGAATGCAAAATTAAAAATGATTTGCGAGAAGCTGCAGCTTAAACCGGGCATGCGCTTACTGGATATCGGTTGTGGCTGGGGAGGCCTTGCAGAATATGCGGCGCGTCATTATGGCGTGGCGGTAGAAGGGGTCACCATCTCGCAGGAACAACAAAAAATGGCGCAGCAGCGCTGCGAGGGGCTGGATGTTTCTATTCTGCTTCAGGACTATCGCGATCTCGATAAACACTATGATCGTATTGTCTCTGTCGGCATGTTTGAACACGTCGGGCCGAAAAACTACGACACCTATTTCAGCATTGCAGACCGTTGTTTAAAACCCGACGGACTTTTCCTGCTGCATACGATTGGCAGCAATAAAAAAGGGATGAGCGTCGATCCGTGGATCAATAAGTATATTTTCCCTAACGGGTGTTTGCCGGCGATCTCTCATATTGCTGAAGCCAGCGAGTCACGGTTTGTGATGGAGGACTGGCATAACTTTGGCAGTGATTATGATAAAACGTTGATGGCCTGGCACCAGCGTTTTAATCAGGCCTGGCCGGAGTTGTCTCCGCGTTATTCCGCGACGTTCAGACGGATGTTCAATTACTATTTATGTGCATGCGCCGGGGCGTTCCGCGCCAGAGATATTGAACTCTGGCAGGTGCTGTTTAGTCGAGGCGTAGAAGGCGGTCTTCGCGTTTATCGCTAA
- a CDS encoding AraC family transcriptional regulator — METLTQKQWNSFPDDSVAELPQDVYFRSYVLEANNHVPQHTHSFMQFHFARKGSMRIDVAGKCWIIPAHYGIWIPNNTEHAVWALDDVYLENLDIKPDFLEQPINECKVVAISDFAREFIHYATNLISGHYDSQSKEGKLVSVLVDIILQLPEVAFVLPWPQDRELTKICRTIQESPALEHSVEYWAQHLGMSARTFSRHFKKETGLPFSVWKQKMRILESVLMLKKNKSVTAVALDVGYSSTAAFSYAFRQVFGVPPSNY; from the coding sequence ATGGAAACCCTCACACAGAAACAGTGGAATTCCTTCCCGGATGACTCCGTCGCTGAGCTGCCGCAGGACGTTTACTTTCGCTCGTATGTGCTGGAGGCCAACAACCATGTTCCGCAGCACACCCATTCTTTTATGCAGTTTCATTTTGCCCGCAAGGGCAGCATGCGTATTGATGTCGCCGGGAAGTGCTGGATAATCCCCGCGCATTATGGCATCTGGATCCCCAATAATACGGAGCATGCGGTCTGGGCGCTGGATGATGTTTATTTAGAGAATCTGGATATTAAACCGGACTTTCTGGAACAGCCCATTAACGAGTGTAAAGTGGTTGCCATCAGTGATTTCGCCAGAGAATTTATTCATTACGCAACCAACTTAATTTCAGGTCATTATGATAGCCAGTCTAAAGAGGGAAAACTGGTTAGCGTCCTGGTCGATATTATTTTGCAATTACCGGAAGTGGCGTTTGTATTACCCTGGCCGCAGGATCGCGAATTAACCAAAATCTGCCGGACAATACAAGAATCCCCGGCATTAGAACATTCCGTTGAGTATTGGGCGCAGCATCTCGGTATGTCGGCCCGCACCTTTTCGCGTCATTTCAAAAAAGAGACAGGATTACCCTTCAGCGTCTGGAAGCAAAAAATGCGTATTCTAGAATCCGTGTTAATGCTGAAAAAAAATAAAAGCGTGACCGCCGTTGCGCTCGACGTGGGGTATTCGAGCACCGCGGCGTTTAGCTATGCGTTCCGCCAGGTATTTGGCGTGCCCCCGTCAAATTATTAA
- a CDS encoding glycerol dehydrogenase, whose protein sequence is MLKVIQSPAKYLQGPDASTLFGQYAKNLADSFFVIADDFVMKLAGEKVLNGLHNHGISCHAERFNGECSHVEIDRLIAILKQHGCRGVVGIGGGKTLDTAKAIGYYQKLPVVVIPTIASTDAPTSALSVIYTEAGEFEEYLIYPKNPDMVVMDTAIIAKAPVRLLVAGMGDALSTWFEAKACYDARATSMAGGQSTAAALSLARLCYDTLLAEGEKARLAAQAGVVTDALERIVEANTYLSGIGFESSGLAGAHAIHNGFTILEECHHLYHGEKVAFGTLAQLVLQNSPMDEIETVLDFCQKVGLPVTLAQMGVKEGIDDKIHAVAKATCAEGETIHNMPFPVTPDSVHAAILTADLLGQQWLAR, encoded by the coding sequence ATGCTAAAAGTTATTCAATCTCCAGCCAAATATCTCCAGGGTCCTGACGCTTCTACCTTATTTGGTCAATACGCTAAAAACCTGGCGGACAGCTTTTTTGTGATTGCGGATGATTTCGTGATGAAGCTGGCGGGGGAAAAAGTACTTAATGGCCTCCACAATCATGGGATTAGCTGCCACGCAGAGCGCTTTAACGGCGAATGCAGCCATGTGGAAATTGATCGTCTTATTGCCATTCTGAAACAACACGGCTGCCGTGGCGTCGTGGGGATTGGCGGTGGGAAAACGCTGGATACCGCCAAAGCGATTGGCTACTACCAGAAGCTGCCGGTGGTAGTGATTCCGACGATTGCCTCTACCGATGCGCCAACCAGCGCTCTGTCGGTGATTTACACCGAAGCCGGGGAATTTGAAGAGTACCTGATCTACCCGAAAAACCCGGATATGGTGGTGATGGATACGGCAATTATCGCCAAAGCGCCAGTGCGTCTGCTGGTTGCCGGAATGGGGGATGCGCTCTCTACCTGGTTTGAAGCTAAAGCCTGTTATGACGCCAGAGCGACCAGCATGGCGGGTGGGCAGTCCACGGCGGCGGCATTGAGCCTGGCGCGCCTGTGCTATGATACGTTGCTGGCAGAAGGTGAAAAGGCTCGCTTAGCCGCGCAGGCAGGCGTAGTCACCGACGCGCTGGAACGTATTGTTGAAGCCAACACTTATCTCAGCGGTATCGGTTTTGAAAGCAGTGGTCTTGCGGGCGCACATGCTATTCATAACGGCTTTACGATTCTCGAAGAGTGCCACCATTTGTACCACGGTGAGAAGGTCGCATTCGGTACGCTGGCGCAACTGGTGCTGCAAAACAGCCCAATGGACGAGATTGAAACCGTGCTGGATTTCTGTCAGAAAGTCGGCTTGCCGGTGACGCTGGCGCAAATGGGTGTGAAAGAGGGCATTGATGATAAAATCCATGCCGTCGCGAAAGCCACCTGTGCAGAAGGTGAAACCATCCATAATATGCCGTTCCCGGTGACCCCAGACAGCGTACATGCCGCTATTCTGACGGCAGACCTGCTGGGACAGCAGTGGCTGGCACGTTAA
- the dhaR gene encoding dihydroxyacetone kinase operon transcriptional regulator DhaR, with product MTAHTQELKKDVSSVIAQSWHRCSKFMQRETWQAPHQAQGLTFESICRRKTALLTIGQAALEDAWEFMDGRPCALLILDESACILSRCGDPQTVEQLAELGFRDGSYCAESIIGSCALSLATMPGQPTKTSGDQHFKQALHPWSFCSTPVFDNHGRLFGSISLCCLVEHESVSDLSLTLAIAREVGNSLLTDSLLAESNRHLNQMYGLLESMDDGVMAWNEQGVLQFLNARAAMLLHLDAQASQGKNIHDLVNLPTLLRRAIKHARGLNHVEVTFESQHQFVDAVITLKPIVEEQGNSFILLLHPVEQMRQLMTSQLGKVSHTFEQMSTDDPETRRLIHFGRQAARGSFPILLCGEEGVGKELLSQAIHNESERASGPYIAVNCQLYANSVLGQDFMGSAPTDDENGRLSRLELANGGTLFLEKIEYLAPELQSALLQVIKQGVLTRLDARRLIPVDVKVIATTTVDLANLVEQNRFSRQLYYALHSFEIVIPPLRARRNSIPSLIYTRLNSLKKRFSTSLKIDDDALAQLVAYSWPGNDFELNSIIENIAISSDNGHIRLSNLPDYLFAERPGSDTTSSLLPASLTFTAIEKEAIIHAARVTSGRVQEMSQLLNIGRTTLWRKMKQYDIDASQFKRKHLE from the coding sequence ATGACGGCGCACACTCAGGAACTCAAAAAGGACGTCTCTTCGGTCATCGCTCAGTCATGGCATCGCTGCAGCAAATTTATGCAGCGGGAAACCTGGCAGGCGCCGCATCAGGCACAAGGGCTGACGTTTGAGTCGATTTGCCGCCGCAAGACTGCGCTACTGACGATTGGTCAGGCCGCGCTGGAAGATGCCTGGGAGTTTATGGATGGACGCCCCTGTGCGCTGCTGATTCTGGATGAGTCGGCCTGTATTCTCAGCCGTTGCGGCGATCCGCAAACGGTAGAACAACTGGCGGAGCTGGGTTTTCGTGACGGCAGCTACTGTGCCGAGAGCATTATTGGTAGCTGTGCGCTGTCGCTGGCGACGATGCCGGGACAGCCGACCAAAACCTCTGGCGATCAACACTTTAAACAGGCGCTGCATCCCTGGTCATTCTGCTCAACGCCGGTGTTCGATAACCACGGACGGCTGTTTGGCTCCATTTCACTCTGCTGTCTGGTCGAGCATGAGTCCGTTTCTGATCTCTCCCTGACGCTGGCGATTGCCAGAGAAGTCGGTAATTCTTTGCTGACCGACAGTCTGTTAGCCGAATCTAACCGTCATCTGAATCAGATGTACGGATTGCTGGAGAGTATGGATGATGGCGTGATGGCCTGGAATGAGCAGGGCGTATTGCAGTTCCTCAATGCGCGAGCCGCGATGCTTTTGCATCTGGACGCTCAGGCCAGCCAGGGTAAAAACATTCACGACCTGGTCAATTTACCCACGCTGCTGCGCCGTGCAATTAAGCATGCCCGTGGCCTGAATCACGTCGAAGTCACCTTTGAGAGTCAGCATCAGTTTGTGGATGCTGTCATTACCCTGAAGCCGATTGTAGAAGAGCAGGGCAATAGCTTTATTCTGCTCTTGCATCCGGTCGAGCAAATGCGCCAATTGATGACCAGCCAGTTAGGCAAGGTCAGCCATACCTTTGAACAGATGTCGACGGATGACCCGGAAACCCGGCGGCTGATCCATTTCGGTCGCCAGGCGGCGAGGGGGAGTTTCCCGATCCTGCTGTGTGGGGAAGAGGGGGTGGGTAAGGAGCTGCTGAGTCAGGCCATTCATAATGAAAGCGAACGCGCCAGCGGTCCGTACATCGCCGTTAACTGCCAGCTGTATGCCAACAGCGTACTGGGGCAGGATTTTATGGGCAGTGCGCCAACCGATGATGAAAACGGTCGGCTGAGCCGCCTTGAACTGGCAAACGGTGGCACGCTGTTTCTGGAAAAAATTGAGTATCTGGCGCCGGAACTCCAGTCTGCGCTGCTGCAGGTGATAAAACAGGGCGTTCTGACCCGCCTTGATGCGCGCCGCCTGATCCCGGTAGATGTGAAAGTGATCGCCACCACCACCGTGGATCTCGCCAATCTGGTGGAACAAAACCGCTTTAGCCGCCAGCTTTACTATGCGCTGCACTCTTTTGAGATCGTCATCCCGCCGCTACGGGCGCGGCGTAACAGCATTCCATCGCTGATATATACGCGCCTGAATAGCCTGAAAAAACGCTTTTCAACCAGCCTGAAGATCGATGACGATGCGCTGGCGCAACTGGTGGCCTACTCGTGGCCGGGCAACGATTTTGAGCTGAACAGCATTATCGAAAACATCGCCATCAGCAGCGATAACGGCCATATTCGCTTGAGTAATCTGCCTGATTATCTGTTTGCCGAACGCCCCGGCAGTGATACGACTTCCTCACTGCTTCCTGCCAGCCTGACGTTTACGGCCATCGAAAAAGAGGCGATTATCCACGCCGCGCGCGTAACCAGCGGGCGTGTGCAGGAGATGTCGCAACTGCTGAACATTGGCCGTACTACGCTGTGGCGCAAGATGAAGCAGTACGATATCGACGCCAGCCAGTTTAAGCGCAAGCATCTGGAGTAG
- a CDS encoding PAS domain-containing methyl-accepting chemotaxis protein, whose amino-acid sequence MSSHPYVSQQNTPLDDDITLMSTTDLQSYITHANDTFVQVSGYQLNELLGKPHNLVRHPDMPKAAFADMWYTLQQGEPWSGIVKNRRKNGDHYWVRANAVPMVREGRVTGYMSIRTRATEEEVAAVEPLYQALNEGRCNKRVHKGLVVRKGWLGKLPSLPVRWRVRSVMALMFIVLAVTLQQMGAAWPILLTSALVMLAGTAIFEWQIVRPIENVARQALKVATGERNSVSHLNRSDELGLMLRAVGQLGLMCRWLIHDVSSQVSSVRNDSETLAKGSDDLNKHTQQTVENVQDTVTTMNQMAASVKQNSATAAAADKLSIAASSAATQGGEAMGTVIKTMDDIANSTQRIGTITTLINDIAFQTNILALNAAVEAARAGEQGKGFAVVAGEVRHLASRSASAANDIRKLIDASADKVQSGSDQVHAAGRTMDDIVAQVQNVTQLIAQISHSTIEQADGLTSLTRAVNELSSITQKNAELVEESTRISAMVKHRAGRLEDAVTVLH is encoded by the coding sequence ATGTCTTCTCATCCCTACGTTAGCCAGCAAAACACACCGCTGGATGATGATATCACCCTCATGTCAACGACTGACCTGCAAAGCTATATCACCCACGCGAACGACACGTTTGTCCAGGTCAGCGGGTATCAGCTGAATGAATTACTGGGCAAACCGCACAATCTGGTCCGCCACCCGGATATGCCAAAAGCCGCATTTGCAGATATGTGGTACACGCTACAGCAAGGGGAGCCGTGGAGCGGCATCGTGAAAAACCGGCGTAAAAATGGCGATCACTACTGGGTGAGAGCCAACGCCGTGCCGATGGTGCGGGAAGGGCGCGTTACCGGGTATATGTCGATTCGTACCCGGGCGACGGAGGAAGAGGTTGCGGCGGTCGAGCCTTTATATCAGGCGCTGAATGAAGGTCGTTGTAACAAGCGTGTGCATAAAGGGCTGGTGGTTCGCAAAGGTTGGTTGGGCAAACTGCCGTCACTCCCGGTTCGCTGGCGGGTACGCAGCGTGATGGCGTTGATGTTTATCGTGTTGGCCGTAACGTTGCAGCAGATGGGCGCTGCGTGGCCGATATTGTTGACGAGTGCGTTAGTGATGCTGGCGGGTACAGCGATTTTCGAATGGCAAATTGTGCGCCCCATTGAGAACGTCGCCCGCCAGGCGCTGAAAGTGGCGACCGGTGAGCGCAACAGTGTGTCGCATCTCAATCGCAGTGATGAACTGGGTCTGATGCTGCGGGCGGTGGGGCAACTGGGATTAATGTGCCGCTGGCTTATTCATGACGTTTCAAGTCAGGTCTCCAGCGTACGTAACGACAGCGAAACGCTGGCGAAAGGGAGTGATGATTTAAACAAACATACTCAGCAGACTGTAGAGAATGTGCAGGATACGGTGACGACCATGAATCAGATGGCGGCATCGGTGAAGCAAAACTCTGCGACGGCTGCGGCTGCCGACAAGCTCTCAATTGCTGCCAGCAGTGCGGCAACGCAGGGCGGTGAGGCGATGGGTACCGTCATTAAAACCATGGACGATATCGCCAACAGCACGCAGCGAATTGGCACCATCACCACCCTGATTAACGATATTGCTTTCCAGACCAATATCCTGGCGCTGAACGCCGCGGTGGAAGCCGCGCGGGCTGGTGAACAGGGGAAAGGGTTTGCCGTGGTGGCAGGGGAAGTCCGCCATCTTGCCAGCCGTAGCGCCAGTGCGGCGAATGACATTCGTAAACTGATTGATGCCAGCGCCGATAAAGTGCAGTCCGGCTCCGATCAGGTTCACGCAGCAGGGCGCACGATGGATGACATTGTGGCGCAGGTGCAAAACGTCACGCAACTGATCGCTCAAATCAGCCACTCCACGATAGAGCAGGCGGACGGGCTGACCAGTTTGACCCGTGCGGTGAATGAGTTAAGCAGCATTACGCAGAAAAATGCTGAGCTGGTGGAAGAGAGCACCCGGATTTCTGCGATGGTGAAACATCGCGCCGGGCGCCTGGAAGATGCAGTCACCGTTCTGCATTAA
- a CDS encoding siderophore-interacting protein, with protein sequence MTKNTSRYPQRVRHELRFRELTVLRVERISTGFQRIVLGGDALEGFSSRGFDDHSKVFFPEPGTQFVPPTVTDEGIVWAEGIRPVSRDYTPLYDEARHELALDFYLHEGGVASTWAKHAREGDKLTIGGPRGSLVVPEDYAYQVYVCDESGMPALRRRLEALSRLAVRPNVMALVSVQDAACQDYLAHLDGFAIQWFVGHNEQAVNDALAQLNVPADDYFIWITGEGKAVKNLSARFETEAFDQQRVRAAAYWHHRNSTR encoded by the coding sequence ATGACAAAAAACACCTCACGCTACCCCCAGCGCGTTCGTCATGAGCTGCGTTTTCGTGAACTCACCGTTTTGCGCGTTGAACGTATCAGCACGGGCTTTCAGCGTATCGTGCTCGGCGGTGATGCTCTGGAGGGCTTTAGTTCACGCGGCTTTGACGACCATTCCAAGGTCTTTTTCCCTGAACCCGGCACACAGTTTGTGCCGCCAACGGTCACCGATGAGGGCATCGTTTGGGCTGAAGGAATCCGTCCTGTCTCCCGGGATTACACACCGCTGTATGACGAAGCGCGCCATGAACTGGCGCTGGATTTCTACCTGCATGAGGGCGGCGTGGCGAGTACCTGGGCGAAGCATGCCCGTGAAGGTGACAAACTGACGATTGGCGGCCCGCGTGGTTCGCTGGTGGTGCCGGAAGATTACGCGTACCAGGTGTATGTTTGTGATGAGTCAGGTATGCCAGCATTGCGCCGCCGGCTGGAAGCGCTCAGCCGTTTAGCGGTACGTCCGAATGTAATGGCGCTGGTGAGCGTGCAGGATGCTGCCTGCCAGGATTACCTGGCCCATCTCGACGGATTTGCGATTCAGTGGTTTGTCGGTCATAACGAGCAGGCGGTGAATGATGCGCTGGCGCAACTGAACGTCCCTGCGGATGATTATTTCATCTGGATCACCGGTGAAGGAAAAGCGGTAAAAAACCTGAGCGCCCGCTTTGAAACCGAGGCGTTCGATCAGCAACGGGTACGTGCGGCAGCCTACTGGCATCACCGCAATTCCACCCGTTAA
- a CDS encoding PadR family transcriptional regulator, producing the protein MMQNQHEGCCKHADRQHEGCCKGEGHHHEGHDHEHHHAGCCKGEAHRHEGHDHEHHHEHGCGHRHGRGGGRRQRFFGHGELRLVILDILTRDASHGYELIKAIETLTQGNYTPSPGVIYPTLDFLQDQELIAVSDEEGGRKQITITTQGQQWLDENREHLEHIHERIKARCVGFELRKNPQMKRALDNFKAVLDLRVNHGDTSDAQIKKIIGIIDRASLDITQLD; encoded by the coding sequence ATGATGCAAAACCAACATGAGGGTTGCTGCAAACATGCAGATCGCCAACACGAAGGATGCTGCAAGGGTGAAGGACATCACCACGAAGGTCATGACCACGAGCACCACCACGCAGGTTGTTGCAAAGGAGAAGCGCATCGCCACGAAGGTCATGACCACGAGCACCACCACGAACACGGCTGCGGGCATCGTCATGGTCGGGGCGGCGGTCGCCGTCAGCGCTTTTTCGGCCACGGTGAATTACGTCTGGTGATTCTGGATATCTTGACCCGTGACGCCAGCCACGGCTACGAACTGATCAAAGCTATCGAAACGCTGACCCAGGGAAATTACACACCAAGTCCTGGTGTTATTTATCCGACGCTGGATTTCTTGCAGGATCAGGAGCTGATTGCTGTCAGTGACGAGGAAGGCGGGCGTAAACAGATAACGATCACGACGCAAGGCCAGCAATGGCTGGATGAAAACCGTGAGCATCTGGAGCACATCCACGAACGCATCAAGGCACGCTGCGTGGGGTTCGAATTACGTAAAAACCCGCAAATGAAACGGGCCCTGGATAACTTCAAAGCGGTGCTGGATCTCCGGGTTAATCATGGCGACACCAGCGATGCACAGATCAAAAAAATCATCGGCATTATCGATCGCGCCTCGCTGGACATCACCCAACTGGATTAA
- a CDS encoding glycerone kinase yields the protein MSQFFFNQRTHLVNDVIEGTIISSPWNNLARLESDPAIRIVVRRDLNKNNVAVISGGGSGHEPAHVGFIGKGMLTAAVCGDVFASPSVDAVLTAIQAVTGDAGCLLIVKNYTGDRLNFGLAAEKARRLGYNVEMLIVGDDISLPDNKHPRGIAGTILVHKVAGYFAERGYNLATVLREAQYAANNTFSLGVALSSCHLPQETEDAPRQHAGQAELGMGIHGEPGASVISTQNSALVVNLMVEKLVAALPETGRLAVMINNLGGVSIAEMAILTRELANSALHPRIDWLIGPASLVTALDMKGFSLTAIVLEESIEKALLTEVETSSWPTPVPPRDITTVPSSQRSARVEFQPSDNAQVAGIIERVTGTLSDLETHLNALDAKVGDGDTGSTFAAGAREIADLLHRQQLPLANLATLFALIGERLTVVMGGSSGVLMSIFFTAAGQKLEQGAGVAEALNTGLAQMKFYGGADEGDRTMIDALQPALTALLAQPENLQAAFDAAQAGAERTRLSSKANAGRASYLNSESLLGNMDPGAHAVAMVFKALAENELS from the coding sequence ATGTCTCAATTCTTTTTTAACCAACGTACCCATCTCGTTAATGACGTCATCGAAGGTACGATTATCTCCAGCCCGTGGAACAACCTGGCACGTCTGGAGAGCGATCCCGCCATTCGCATCGTGGTGCGTCGCGATCTCAACAAAAATAATGTCGCGGTGATCTCCGGCGGTGGCTCAGGGCACGAACCTGCCCACGTCGGATTTATTGGCAAGGGTATGTTAACCGCTGCCGTGTGCGGCGACGTGTTTGCCTCCCCGAGCGTGGATGCGGTACTGACGGCCATTCAGGCCGTGACTGGTGACGCGGGCTGCCTGTTAATCGTGAAGAATTACACTGGCGACCGTCTTAACTTCGGTCTCGCCGCAGAGAAAGCACGTCGGTTGGGTTATAACGTCGAAATGCTGATCGTCGGTGACGACATTTCACTGCCGGATAATAAACATCCTCGCGGTATCGCCGGAACCATTCTGGTCCATAAAGTCGCGGGCTATTTTGCCGAGCGCGGCTATAACCTCGCGACGGTCCTGCGTGAAGCACAATACGCGGCGAACAACACCTTTAGCCTGGGTGTCGCGCTTTCCAGTTGTCATCTGCCGCAGGAAACCGAGGATGCACCACGTCAACATGCAGGTCAGGCGGAACTGGGGATGGGGATTCACGGTGAGCCTGGCGCGTCGGTGATTTCCACGCAAAACAGCGCGCTGGTTGTCAATCTGATGGTAGAAAAGCTGGTTGCCGCCCTACCGGAAACGGGTCGTCTGGCGGTGATGATAAATAATCTCGGCGGCGTGTCGATTGCGGAAATGGCCATTCTGACCCGCGAACTGGCAAACAGCGCGTTGCATCCGCGCATCGACTGGCTTATTGGACCGGCCTCACTGGTTACGGCGCTGGATATGAAAGGCTTCTCGCTGACGGCCATCGTGCTGGAGGAGAGCATCGAAAAAGCACTGTTAACCGAAGTGGAAACCAGCAGTTGGCCAACGCCCGTGCCGCCACGTGATATCACAACCGTACCGTCATCGCAGCGCAGCGCGCGCGTGGAATTCCAGCCTTCAGACAACGCGCAGGTCGCCGGGATTATTGAGCGGGTTACCGGAACGCTTTCCGATTTAGAGACACACCTTAATGCGCTGGATGCCAAAGTGGGCGATGGCGATACCGGGTCAACCTTTGCCGCGGGTGCGCGCGAAATTGCCGATCTGCTGCATCGCCAGCAGCTTCCGCTTGCTAACCTTGCCACGTTGTTCGCACTGATTGGCGAGCGTCTGACCGTGGTGATGGGCGGTTCCAGCGGCGTACTGATGTCTATCTTCTTCACCGCAGCCGGTCAGAAACTGGAACAAGGTGCCGGAGTCGCTGAAGCACTGAATACGGGTCTGGCTCAGATGAAGTTTTACGGGGGTGCGGATGAAGGCGATCGCACAATGATTGATGCCTTGCAACCGGCCCTGACCGCGCTACTCGCGCAACCTGAAAACCTGCAGGCCGCCTTCGACGCCGCGCAAGCAGGCGCAGAGCGTACCCGCCTGTCGAGCAAAGCCAACGCGGGTCGCGCATCTTACCTTAATAGCGAAAGCCTGCTCGGTAATATGGACCCCGGCGCACATGCTGTCGCGATGGTGTTTAAAGCGCTGGCAGAGAATGAATTGAGCTAA